The Miscanthus floridulus cultivar M001 chromosome 7, ASM1932011v1, whole genome shotgun sequence genome includes a region encoding these proteins:
- the LOC136466066 gene encoding uncharacterized protein, with the protein MGRGRGRGKKLTTVRSHEDKGSSGEEVVPAKKRRGRPQKHFANKIDQADVENFVEKVDGDQEEVDDAKLKNSAAAGGNKRGRPLKEGSNIVIEDSNFIVRSSSGESTRTNGFRQIGSRRKNKPRRAAEAGLECK; encoded by the coding sequence ATGggtagaggaagagggagagggaagaaGCTAACCACTGTCAGGAGCCACGAAGACAAAGGTAGCAGTGGTGAAGAAGTTGTGCCTGCAAAAAAGAGGAGGGGAAGGCCCCAAAAGCACTTCGCCAATAAGATCGATCAAGCAGATGTTGAAAATTTTGTAGAAAAGGTCGATGGCGACCAAGAAGAAGTTGATGATGCCAAGCTGAAGAACAGCGCTGCAGCCGGTGGTAACAAGAGGGGCAGGCCGTTGAAAGAGGGCTCTAATATTGTCATAGAAGATAGTAACTTTATTGTTCGATCAAGCAGTGGTGAATCAACAAGGACCAATGGATTCAGGCAGATTGGGAGCCGGCGGAAAAACAAGCCCCGGCGAGCAGCAGAGGCAGGACTAGAATGCAAGTGA
- the LOC136464274 gene encoding outer envelope pore protein 16-3, chloroplastic/mitochondrial-like translates to MEEDSPLTKTVKGAATGLAAGTIWGTVVATWYDVPRVERHVALPGLIRTLKMCGTYGATFATIGGLYIGVEQLVQTQRKKRDFVNGAVGAFVAGASVCGYRGKSIQSALIGGSCLAFTSAVLDIGGNTTRVDNGKEYYAYTTEKKPAN, encoded by the exons ATGGAGGAGGACTCGCCGCTGACGAAGACGGTGAAGGGTGCGGCGACGGGGCTCGCCGCGGGGACTATCTGGGGCACCGTCGTCGCCACCTGGTACGACGTGCCCCGTGTGGAGCGCCACGTCGCGCTCCCGGGCCTCATCCGGACGCTCAAGATGTGCGGCACCTACGGGGCCACCTTCGCCACCATCGGAGGCCTCTACATCGGCGTCGAGCAGCTCGTGCAGACCCAGCGCAAGAAGCGCGACTTCGTCAACGGGGCCGTCGGCGCGTTCGTCGCCGGAGCCTCCGTCTGCGGCTACAGAG GAAAGAGTATTCAGTCAGCCCTCATCGGAGGCTCCTGCCTGGCCTTCACATCTGCTGTGCTGGACATTGGTGGCAATACAACCAGAGTGGACAACGGCAAAGAGTACTATGCCTACACAACTGAGAAGAAGCCTGCAAATTGA